The segment TGTTTTGGTTAGGGAGCCGTTGTTGTCTATGACTGCATGGGAGATTTTTACTTTTTCTGAAAGGGGCATCTGGGATTTTATTCTGTCTGTTGCTTCCTTTTCGGATAGATCGTTCCGCTCCATTAAGCGCTTTAGTTGGGTTTTTTCGGTTACAAAGACCAGTAAGGTCTTGTCCACGAGATGGGTAAGATTGCTTTCAAACAGTAAGGGGATATCCATCACTACCACATCATGACCATCTTCTATGTATTTCTGTGTCTTCTCTTTCATACTGGTCCTGATACTTGGATGCATGATTCCATTGAGCTTTTCCCGTTTTTCCTGATCTTGAAAAATAATGCTTCCAAGCTTAGGTCGGTTCAGTGTTTTGTCGTCATTTAGTATTTCTTGGCCAAACTCACTGACCAATTTCTTGTATGTATCTGTGCCGATTTCAACCACTTCCCTTGCTACTACATCAGCATCCACGATCGGAATATTCTTATCCCGCAGCATATTGGCCACCGTGCTTTTTCCACTGGCAATCCCACCGGTCAGGCCTATGATCAATGGCATGTCCACTCCTCCTTTTAAAAGAGAGACTGTCCTCAACAGTCTCTGCTAGTCTTTCTCACATTTTAATAATACCGATAATGATAAGTAATACGCCAGGTAAAAATGAGAATTTATTAATCCATGAAACAGTTGAGAAAATCCTTCCCAATTTTATCCCGGTGATAACAAATAGCGAGCTCATCACTGCCACAGATACCGCCATCAGCCAAGGGGAATAACCTAATAAGGCTGCTCCGATACCCGCTCCAAACGCATCCAAGGACAGGGCGATACCAAGAAAAAAAGCCTCCAGTCCAGTAATGGAACCGGACCGATCAAAGTCGGCTTCTGTGGGTTTCCTGAGGATATTGATGACAACCCCCAAGGATTTGATTTCAAGATTGAAAAGAATTC is part of the Sutcliffiella sp. FSL R7-0096 genome and harbors:
- the coaE gene encoding dephospho-CoA kinase (Dephospho-CoA kinase (CoaE) performs the final step in coenzyme A biosynthesis.) yields the protein MPLIIGLTGGIASGKSTVANMLRDKNIPIVDADVVAREVVEIGTDTYKKLVSEFGQEILNDDKTLNRPKLGSIIFQDQEKREKLNGIMHPSIRTSMKEKTQKYIEDGHDVVVMDIPLLFESNLTHLVDKTLLVFVTEKTQLKRLMERNDLSEKEATDRIKSQMPLSEKVKISHAVIDNNGSLTKTEQQLNQVLSEWKI
- the ytaF gene encoding sporulation membrane protein YtaF gives rise to the protein MIPYISLILLAFAVSLDSFSVGLTYGLRKMHMPLRSISIIACCSAVSLLLAMFVGTILMNFLSPAFAETIGGSILILLGVWVLYQFFRASTADDTTSFVDERILFNLEIKSLGVVINILRKPTEADFDRSGSITGLEAFFLGIALSLDAFGAGIGAALLGYSPWLMAVSVAVMSSLFVITGIKLGRIFSTVSWINKFSFLPGVLLIIIGIIKM